The sequence CTTGTTGCAGGATTATTTCCAGCTACAGCTGCCGTTTTTGCTGTCATGAGAAAATGGATAACCGGCTATACTGATATCCCTCTTTTTAAAACGTTTTGGCAGTCTTTTCGAGCATCATTTGTGCAGGCAAATATATTAGGATATATCTTTGCTGCAATTGCTTATGTGTTATATTTGGATTTTGTATTTATTACGGTGGCGCCAAATGATTTTGTTATGATACTGACTGTTCCCTTTTTGTTCGTCAGCATTTTGGCAGGATTAACCTTTTTGTATGTGTTTCCGGTATATTCCCACTACCAGATGCGTATTTTCGAAGTGATCAAGAGTGCCTTTTTTATCATGATCTTAAATCCGTTAAAGACTTTAATCATGACATTGGGCGTATTTGGTATTATGTTTGTACTATGGCATTTCCAAGGATTGGCGCTTTTCTTCAGTATGAGCCTGATTTCGCTTGCGATCATGCTTCCTGCTCAAAAAGCTTTTGAAAAAATTAAGGAAAAGAAGGCAACCTATGACGAAAATGCCTTAGCCGAAGAATAAAAAAGCAACACCTCCAAATGGTAATGATTCATTATTATTTGGAGGTGTTTTTTTATAAATACAGAAAGCATAGTCCACGTTCTGACAGTAACAGCCGTTTCTACGCGTGCGCCCAGAAACTAGGAGACTTCCTGCATCACCCTACGATAAAGAAGATGAAGTTGAGTTTCGATAATATGGATTATGTAAAGTAGAATTGTGTGTAAATGTGGTAATTGATATGAAATATGTGCTTAGCAAAGCTCCGGAAATAGTCTCCGCGTCCTGTGGGCTCAGCTAGGCTACTACTTGAATTACTTCCTTGCTGTCTTGTGCCGAGGAAGCTTACTTCGAAGGAAAGCTTGCAGATACAGGCACAAATGAAGTGGATTTTCAGTTGGCGCTGAGGCATGAGGAGTCGACGACTATTTCCTACGCCTTAGGAAAGTGCTACAACGTATGGAACAGCTTGAGGCAGTGGTCTAGAAATTATGTTATTCTTTCAATTCCTGATATATAGTGATGAGTGATCAATATGCTATCTCTTACAAAGGTTGTAGATTACCAATCCTAGCGTAGACCAACCACGTAGACTCCCGCGGGACGCGGAGTGGTTGGACGAAGCGGTATTCTAGTACATCAAATATTTCAATATGGATGCTTGGTTAGTAATGCTTACTTTACATAATCCATATTATAGGTAGCTGTACATACACAAGTTGATTAGTGACGGGTGCATTCATTAGTTTGAATCCTAAGTTTCCATAAGGATCAAAAGCAAAGTGGGCAGCAGATATTCAAGGAACATTTACTCCACATTTGTTGATATTTGCTTGTCTGAGGAGAAAAGCCTACACAAATCGCTAATGTCCGCATTATAATACTATTAAAACCAGATCATGATCATGATTTAATAGAATAGTGAGCTGTATTTTAGAATGTGAGCAGTGGGTAAATGCCTACTTAGTCAACCTTATGCATGTTATTGGTTTCATTATAATTTCTGGTTAAAACACCGATGATTTCCTATTTTGTCCTATGCTTGTCCTACTATATTTCGACATGTTCAATTGTAATACAAATAGAATTGTAACAGGAATATTGTGGATGTAAGCATATTCATTGGCATATTTTGGTGCTGTTAATGGTAGATTTATACCTGATTTCTACACAAAATAACATAATAACTGATAGTTTTGAAACACAATTGTAATATTCGTATAATATGACTGCAATCTACATGTGTTACAATGAGTCTGGTTCTAAAGATAGAATACAAGATTACATACAACATAAAACAAGAATGATACATAAATACAAAGAAACGATGATAATTAATTATTGTGGAAAGTAGGGGAGTCTCATGCGAGAAATGAAAGTCTTAGTGAAAGATTCAGTTGTTGTCTTAACGGTTGTCTCCAGCTTGTTTTTTGCTCAGTCGGTAAGTGCAGAAACAAAGGAAGAGATTTCGTCACAGCGTTCGGAAGTACAATCTGATATTGATCAGAAAGAGCAAGAGATTCAAGAAATCAAAACAGATTTGATTGAATTAAATGAACAAATCACACGGTTTGATGAAGCAATTGAAGATAATGAAGAAGTGATTCAAGAAACGGAAAAAGAAATGGACAATGTAGAATCGGAAGTACAAGATTTAGAGTCTAATATTGATTCCATCCAGGAAAAGATTGATCAGCGTAATGAAATTCTAAAAGAAAGAATAGCTTCTTTACAGGAAAACGGTGGATCATCAAGTTATCTTGAAGTGATTTTTGGTGCTAAAAGTTTTCTGGATCTAATTGACCGAGCTACACTAGTACATAAGATTACCCAAGCAGATAAAAACCTGCTGGAAAGCCAGGAGCAAGATAAACTAGAGATTGAAAAAGATAAAGCAGAGCATGATGAAAAACTACAAGAATTAGAAGACATGAAGGCAAAATATGAAGAAATGCAACAACAGATTGTTGCACAAAAAGAACAAAACGAAGATTTAAAGTCAGAATTGCAACAGAAAGAAGAAGAAAATAGCGATATTCTTGACGATTTGAAAATTGAAGAAGAAGTATTAGCAAAAAAACAAAAAGCTTTGGAAGAAGCAGAAGCTCAGCAGACAGCTGCAACTAGCAGTAGTCAATCAACATCATCAAGCAGCTCTAGCAAAAATGTGATTGACCAATATGCAAGTGAATCATCTGCACCAGTATCTGCAGGAAGCGGTGCACTTCAAACTGCAATGACAGCAGGTAACAAATATATCGGTAATTCCGTTTATGTTTTTGGTGGAGGCAGAACTGCATATGATGTGGCAAATGGTCGATTTGATTGCTCTGGATTCGTAAGTTGGGCATTCCGCCAGGCGGGTATTAGTATTCCTGCAAGTACATCTGCATTATCATCTGTTGGCGAAAGAGTATCTGCAAGTAACATGCAGCCAGGTGATTTAGTATTCTTTAATACTTACAAAACAAATGGTCATGTTGGAATTTATTTAGGAAACAATAAATTTATCGGATCTCAAAGTTCAACTGGCGTAGCAATTGAAAGTATGAGCAGCGGTTATTGGAAATCTACATTCTCTGGTTATGTACGCCGTATTGCACAATAATAAAAAAACAAGTGAGCCAAAGCTCACTTGTTTTTTTGTGCTCAGTCAAGAAAGTATATAAGTCTGGTCACAGCAGTAATCATATTGAATAGGAAGTTGTTTATTAATGAAGTCAATTAGGACCGGGTGGTTTATGCCCGTTTTTTCTGGTTAAAGAAAGCATAAGTATAGTCATAAAGGTGAATTGCATAATCATGCTCAAATGAAGTAAGAATTCCTATAATAAGGAGTATGGAAAGTGTTAATTTTTTCACAGTCTACACATACAGCATAAGGAAAAGCCGAGCAGGATAGCTGCTCGGCTTTGTACTAAGTCAAGAAAGTATAAATTTTAGGCTATATGATGTTCGCTGACAGAAACGGCCACGTCCGGCTCCAGCGCCCAGAGACTAGGCGACTTCGCGAAATCACCCTACGATAAGTCATCATCGATTCGCAAGCTCACCGTGATTCCTTTATCTCAGTTGATTCGCTCCACTCGCTGCGTCTCTAAACGGGCGCTTGCGCCTTTGTTCATGTTGCTAGCAATATTTTGTATAGGCATCTGTCAGCTGAGAAACGATATCTTCTACTTCATAGCCTTCAATTTGTTCACGAGGAATAAAGTGTTTTAGTTCGCCATCTTTAACAACTGCCATTGATGGTGAAGAGGGTTCCACACCTTGGAAATAGTCTCGCATTTTCGCTGTTGCATCGCGATCCTGTCCAGCAAATACAGTCACTAATTGGACTGGTTTTGTTTCTCCTTGAAGTGATTCAATAGCTGCAGGTCTTGCTAATCCAGCAGCACAACCACAAACAGAGTTAATCACGATCAGAGCTGAATCTTTATTTGTATTCATAAATTCATCGACTTCATCTGGTGTAACTAGTTCGTTAAAGCCAGCGTTCGTTAGTTCATCTCGCATTGGTTGTGCAATTTCTCTCATATATTGTTCATAAGCGTTCATTAGTTTACCTCCTCTAATACATGACTAATTTGATTTTAACAAATCTTGCTGCATACTACGACCTATTTGTTTTAAAAGAATCAGAAATATTTACTTTTAACCAGCCTCTGACACTATTGATAAACCAGATCTGATCACAGTTGTCCAGCTCGTTAAGTGAAATCGACTTTTCTTTTATTTTATTTTCCAGTAATAAGCGCTGTCGGAACGTACCTGGCAATAATCCGTCCGAAACAGGAGGGGTGAAGAACTCTCCGTTTTTCTCGATAACGATATTTCCAATCGTAAATTCTGTTACGTAACGATTTTTATTCCAAAGTAATGAGGTAAATACCTCTTCGGGCTGGTGTTCTGAAATTTTGTTATAAGTTGATCGGTTTGTAGTCTTATGATATAAATAAATCTCTTCTTTATTAACCGCAAACGGTGCAATAATCGCAGAGATTGGTTGCGTTATAGAGGTTACCATTTCACTATTTAATTCCATTTCACCATCACGATGATAAATAAGCTTTACTTTGTAGGAACCAGATGTAGATCTTGCTGCTAAAGACAGCAATTTAGAACGAATAGGATGTTCTGAAAAAGAAAAGCCAAAATACTGAGCTGAATTGGCTAATCTCGATAAATGTTCCTCTAATAAAGGGTATTCGCCATCCTTTAATAGCAGTGATTCAATTAAAGAAATTTCTTTATGCTGTTGTTTCAAGATCTCTGCTTTTTGCTGAAGTTCTTGGTATTCCCCTTCACTTGAAGAGTCCCATGTAATGCCACCACCGGTTCCGTAAGTTGCTTTGTTTCCGTTGATAAGGACAGTTCGAATCGGGACATTAAATGTAGCTGAGCGATCAGGGCTAATAAAGCCAATGGCTCCACAATATATTTCACGAGGCGTATTCTCTAATGTCGCAATATATTTCATTGTTTCCACTTTAGGCGCACCTGTTATGGAACCACAAGGAAATAACGCTCTAAACCATTCGTAAATTGTATTTGTTTCCAACTCTGCTGTAATAGTAGAAGTCATTTGGTGAACAGTTGGATATGATTCTATATCAAATAAGCTTTTCACTCGAACTGATCCTGGCTTGGCTATTCTTCCGAGATCATTTCGAAGTAAATCCACAATCATTACATTTTCTGCTTGATCTTTCGTTGAATGTTTTAATCGCTTTTTCAATTGCTCGTCTTCCTCGAACGTTTTTCCTCTTTTGATTGTCCCTTTCATAGGCTTCGTTGTAATCCTGTTATTTTCCACAGAAAAAAATAATTCTGGGGAAACAGATAAAATCTGCTGTGTACCTATGTCTAAATAGGCACAGTAGGAAGCATGCTGATTAGCGAGCAACTGCTGATAATAGTGATAAGCAGATCCATTGAAGTTTGCTTCGAGTCTTGTTGTGTAATTGACCTGATAGGTGTTACCCTCAGCTATCGCGTTTTTAATATGATGGATATGTTTGTGATATTGCTGGTAATCCGTTGTAATATGCCAATTTGACAACTGCTGCAATGATTGTTCGGTATCTGTTTGCTTGTTGACTATCTTTTCATACGCTCCAAACCAGATAAGTGGCAGTTGCTGATTAGTATTCACTTCATAAGCAGGATCAAAAGCGGGGGCTGCTTCGTACGAGACAAATCCTGCAATATAATAGCCGTTATTTAAATAGTCTTCTATCTCTTGAAAAATCCGATGTACCTGCTTGATGTTATCTGTTTTCCAAACTTGGACAGGGTCAATAAATTGCTGGATATCTTGATTAAAATTAAATTGTAAAAAGGGCAGTGTCATTTAGATCTCTCCATTGCTTGAATGTAACTATTCCGGATTATGTCAAAACCAAATTCCGTTAAAATGGCTTCAGGGTGAAATTGAATACCTTCTACTTTAAACTGACGATGTTTGATACCCATTATTTCATTCGTAGTTGTATGCGCAGTTATGGCAAACTGTTCAGGAATCTGATGGGTAACCAATGAATGATACCTCGTCACGTTGATCTGGTCAGGAATTCCTTTGAAAACGCCTGTACCGGTATGGTTTATCATAGAAGTTTTGCCATGCATGGGTGCATTTGCTCTG is a genomic window of Gracilibacillus salinarum containing:
- a CDS encoding C40 family peptidase, producing the protein MREMKVLVKDSVVVLTVVSSLFFAQSVSAETKEEISSQRSEVQSDIDQKEQEIQEIKTDLIELNEQITRFDEAIEDNEEVIQETEKEMDNVESEVQDLESNIDSIQEKIDQRNEILKERIASLQENGGSSSYLEVIFGAKSFLDLIDRATLVHKITQADKNLLESQEQDKLEIEKDKAEHDEKLQELEDMKAKYEEMQQQIVAQKEQNEDLKSELQQKEEENSDILDDLKIEEEVLAKKQKALEEAEAQQTAATSSSQSTSSSSSSKNVIDQYASESSAPVSAGSGALQTAMTAGNKYIGNSVYVFGGGRTAYDVANGRFDCSGFVSWAFRQAGISIPASTSALSSVGERVSASNMQPGDLVFFNTYKTNGHVGIYLGNNKFIGSQSSTGVAIESMSSGYWKSTFSGYVRRIAQ
- a CDS encoding BrxA/BrxB family bacilliredoxin; this encodes MNAYEQYMREIAQPMRDELTNAGFNELVTPDEVDEFMNTNKDSALIVINSVCGCAAGLARPAAIESLQGETKPVQLVTVFAGQDRDATAKMRDYFQGVEPSSPSMAVVKDGELKHFIPREQIEGYEVEDIVSQLTDAYTKYC
- the pabB gene encoding aminodeoxychorismate synthase component I encodes the protein MTLPFLQFNFNQDIQQFIDPVQVWKTDNIKQVHRIFQEIEDYLNNGYYIAGFVSYEAAPAFDPAYEVNTNQQLPLIWFGAYEKIVNKQTDTEQSLQQLSNWHITTDYQQYHKHIHHIKNAIAEGNTYQVNYTTRLEANFNGSAYHYYQQLLANQHASYCAYLDIGTQQILSVSPELFFSVENNRITTKPMKGTIKRGKTFEEDEQLKKRLKHSTKDQAENVMIVDLLRNDLGRIAKPGSVRVKSLFDIESYPTVHQMTSTITAELETNTIYEWFRALFPCGSITGAPKVETMKYIATLENTPREIYCGAIGFISPDRSATFNVPIRTVLINGNKATYGTGGGITWDSSSEGEYQELQQKAEILKQQHKEISLIESLLLKDGEYPLLEEHLSRLANSAQYFGFSFSEHPIRSKLLSLAARSTSGSYKVKLIYHRDGEMELNSEMVTSITQPISAIIAPFAVNKEEIYLYHKTTNRSTYNKISEHQPEEVFTSLLWNKNRYVTEFTIGNIVIEKNGEFFTPPVSDGLLPGTFRQRLLLENKIKEKSISLNELDNCDQIWFINSVRGWLKVNISDSFKTNRS
- a CDS encoding YesL family protein; the encoded protein is MNALNKAFEWISKVAYLNVLWIGFTVLGLLVAGLFPATAAVFAVMRKWITGYTDIPLFKTFWQSFRASFVQANILGYIFAAIAYVLYLDFVFITVAPNDFVMILTVPFLFVSILAGLTFLYVFPVYSHYQMRIFEVIKSAFFIMILNPLKTLIMTLGVFGIMFVLWHFQGLALFFSMSLISLAIMLPAQKAFEKIKEKKATYDENALAEE
- a CDS encoding anthranilate synthase component II, which gives rise to MIVIIDNYDSFTYNLAQYYRQLTKTVRVVRVNETTIEQLEELQPNLIVISPGPGAPQHQIECLKILEHFYATVPIFGVCLGMQIIAHYFGGSVSRANAPMHGKTSMINHTGTGVFKGIPDQINVTRYHSLVTHQIPEQFAITAHTTTNEIMGIKHRQFKVEGIQFHPEAILTEFGFDIIRNSYIQAMERSK